The nucleotide sequence GAGCAGCAGGATAGTTTTCAGCTTTTATGTCAGGATTTTTCCGAAGGTTTGGACTATTCAAAACTTGAGGATCTTGTTGGTTTTGTATGTGGGGATGTTGAGTTGTCCTATGCTGCTGTTTTGCCTCTCGAGCTTGAAGATCAAATCGTCGGGCATTGGCTTGTGCTATTGGGGGAAGGAGACCGCCAGCCCGATGAAAACCAGCTAAAATCCCAAGGGCTTATTTTGGAGGGAATTAAGGAGCATTTATCCCAATTGGAGGGGATGGAAGGGAATGAAGGACAGCGATTCAAGAGATTTTTTGAAAATTCTTTGGGCTTGATGTGTATCCATGACCTTTCTGGAAAACTGTTGATGGTGAATGAATCCAGTTCGAACAGTTTGGGCTATAATCAGGAAGACTTGATAGGTAAGAAACTTCCGGACCTTATGCCTGTTGATCGTCAGGAAGGCTTCGATGCTTATCTTAAAATCATCAAAGATAAGGGATTTGCCCAGGGGACCATGAAAATTCTGAATAAGTCCGGGGAGCTTCGAATTTGGCTTTTTTCAAATGTTTTGGAGAAGAGTAAGGACGGACCGGCATATGTTTTGGGCAATGCATTGGACATCACTGAGCGCAATAAATTGGAGATGGAATATAATCGTCTTAAAGAGATGCTAGAACATACCAATAAGATGGCGAGTGTAGGTGGATGGGAATGTGATTTTGCCAGTAAGAAACTTTATTGGTCAGAAGTGACCCAGCTGATCCATGAGGTGGGGGGAGATTACCAGCCAGTAATTGATGAAGGGATTAACTTTTACAAAGAGGGTGAGAGTAGGGAAAAAATAATCAAAGCTGTTGAAAGGGCGACTACAAAAGGAGAACCTTATGATCTGGAGCTACAGCTGATTACTGCCAAGGGTAAGGAAAAATGGGTCAGGGCCATGGGGCGTCCGGAGTTTAAAAATGGTGTTTGTGTAAGGCTATTTGGTGCCTTTCAGGACATAGATGAAAAAAAGAAGGCAGAAATAGAAATTATCCGGTCCAAGAAATTATTAGAGGATGTTCAGAATGCTTCTTCGGAAGTGAGTATTATTTCTACAGATATAGATGGGGTCATCAACGTTTTCAATAGAGGTGCAGAAAAAATGCTGGGCTATTGTGCGGAGGAGATGGTCAATAAAGAAAGCCCGGTCATCTTTCATGATCCTAAGGAACTGGCCAAAAGAGGGGAAGAATTAAGCAAGGAGTACGGAGAGACGATAACGGGGTTTAGGATATTTGCGTACAAGTCACAGCTGGTGGGAGCAGAGGAAAGAGAGTGGACTTATATCAGAAAGGATGGTAGCAGATTGTATGTTTCTTTGGCCGTAACGCCCATTAGAAATGAAAAGGATGATATAATAGGGTATTTGGGTATTGCGACAGATATTACCGAAAGGAAAAACGCAGAGAAGCAGCTCATTATAGAGAAGGCGCGATTAAATGCCTTTGTTACCCATGCGCCAGCTGCAGTGGCCATGTTTGATACGGAAATAAAATATGTGGCTTATTCAAACAGGTGGCTTGAAGAATACAGACTTCAGGGCCAAGACTTGAAGGGCAAGTCTCATTACGAGGTATTTCCTGGTATTACGGACGAGTGGAAGGAGATCCATTCCAGGTGTTTGAAGGGGGAAGTGATCAGTAATGAAGAAGATATATGGACGCCTCCTGGCTGGGACCACCAGCAATACCTAAGGTGGGAAGTAAGGCCTTGGTACCAGTTTGATGGAGAGATAGGAGGGATCATGATGCTTACCCAGGACATTACAGAAACCTGTCTGCAAAGAGAAGAACTGAAGAAAGCCAAGCGGCTCGCTGAGCAGGCAAGTATTGCCAAATCGGAATTTTTGGCCAATATGAGCCATGAGATCAGGACGCCTTTGAACGGGGTGATTGGTTTTACGGATTTGGTATTAAAAACAGAGCTTACAGAAACACAATCCCAGTACCTGTCTATTGTCAATCAGTCTGGCAATTCCCTGCTGAACATTATCAATGACATACTTGATTTCTCAAAGATCGAGGCAGGAAAGCTGGATCTGGATGTGGACAAAAGTGACTTGTATGAACTTAGCAACCAGGCAAGTGATATCATTACTTATGAAGTCCACAAGAAAGGACTAGAAATGTTGCTGAATATCGATCCGGAGATTCCCAGGTATATTTGGGTGGATAGTGTGCGGCTAAAACAGGTTTTGGTGAACTTATTGGGAAACGCCTCAAAATTTACAGAAAAGAGAGAAATCGAATTGAAATTGAGGCCATTGAGCAAGAAGGACCAAAATGGAGAGATGAGCATCAGGTTTTCTGTGAAGGACACAGGGATAGGGATACATCCTGATAAACAGAAGAAAATCTTTCAGGCATTTTCCCAAGAAGATGTTAGCACCACCAAAAAGTATGGCGGAACTGGGCTTGGACTGACCATTTCCAATAGTTTGCTTCATATGATGGGCAGTGAAATGTGTTTGGAAAGTGAAGTGGGGAAGGGGAGTACTTTTTTCTTTGATCTAAAGGTGAAATGTGAACATGGGGAGCCCATGGTGTGGGATGAAGAGCTCAACATCAAGAATATTCTGATAGTCGATGATAACGAGAACAACAGAACGATCCTAGAGCGAATGCTGGCGCTAAGAGGAATTGCGACTGTTCAGGCGAAGAATGGTTTCGATGCCATCCAAAGGCTTATCAATGAGGAAAAATTTGATGTGATTCTGATGGATTATCATATGCCTATGATGGATGGTATAGAGACAATACGGAAGATTAGGGAAAGTTTCGAAAGCCAACCGATTATTTTTCTGCACAGCTCTTCCGATGATGAAAAAATAGTAAAGGCTTGTAAGGAACTCAATGTTCAATTGAGGTTGGTTAAGCCGATCAAATTAAGGGATATGTATGATGCGCTACTGGCGATCAACCGAAAAGAAAGTAATAAAAGGCAGGAGATCAAAAGGGAGCAGGAAGCTTCGGTTTTGCCCAATGGTGTCAAAGTGATGTTGGTGGAGGACAATACCATTAATATGTTATTGGCAAAAACGGTCATGGAAAATATTTCTCCTGGCATCAAAGTCTTAGAAGCCAGTAATGGAAAAGAAGCTTTGGAAATCTGTGCCACTGAGCTTCCGGATATTATTTTTATGGATGTCCAAATGCCCGAAATGAATGGTTATGAGGCCACTGCAGCCATTAGGGAAAAATATCCACAGCAGCATATCCTGATCATCGCTTTGACTGCGGGGAATATCAAGGGAGAGAAAGAAAAGTGCCTTAAGGCAGGTATGAACGATTTTATCGCAAAACCATTTGTGGAAGTGGATTTGATCAAGTTACTGGAGAAATGGGAGATGAGCACCCATCATGCTGTTTGTCCGATAAAAGCCCTTAAAGCAGCCCCCAACAGTGATTTTGATGTGGAGCAGTTAAAGAATTTGTTAGGCATTAGAGAGATAGAAGATCCGATGTTTCAGGTTATTTTGAAATCAGGCCTAAAGGAACTGGAGAGTTCACTCCGTGATATCATGCAATTTGCAGCGGCTAAAGACCCGCAATTGACCATTGCTGCCCACAAGTTATATGGATCTGCTAAATCACTGAGAATGGAAAAACTGGCTGAATTGTCCGGTGGAATTGAACGTTCCGATTGTAAAGATTTTGAAGATTTAAATTTGAAGGTGTTGATAGATAAGGCTTTGGAGGAGTTGGAGATATCTATAACTTCCATAAAGGAGTATATAAAAGATTAAAAGCTTTCGGAGGGATCATCCCTCACGAAAGCTTAACTTAAAGTATAATCGAGTTGGTAATCGGGTGATCAATCAACTTTTACTAACTAACCTTAAGTATTCTCCTATTGTCTAAAGCAACCATGACCTGATTCATTCTTTTCGTATTCTAATGGCTCAGGTTTTTGATCAGTTCCCAAAAACCGGGAGGATCTTGGTAAACAAATAACAATTGATATGCCTGAAAGTTAAATCGTTGATTTTGAGGCTTAATGAAGGGTTTTGCTTGTGCCAATTTTCCAGAATATGGAATACATTCTAAATTCTGTAATTTGATTCGCTGATATTTTATATATTAGGTTTTTAGGCAGACTCAATTCAATTCTTTAATTAATATGAAAACGGATGGATTTCAGATTTTTATTGTAGAGGATGATCCGTGGTATGGACAAATCATAGAGTACCATTTGGGACTAAATCCGGATTATCAGGTGAGGCGCTTCGAAACAGGCAAGGCGCTATTGGCCAACTTGCACAAGAAGCCTGATGTGGTGACTTTGGACTTTTCCCTGCCAGATATGAAGGGGGATGAATTGTTTAAGAGGATCAGGGAAGCCCAACCAGATTTGCCAGTTATTGTGGTGAGTTCTCAGGAGGACATTGCCATTGCGGTGAAGTTACTTAAAATGGGCGTAAGCGACTACCTGCTTAAGGATGATGCCACCAAGGATTTACTATGGAACAGCATCATTCGGATCAGGGAAAACCAAAGTCTGAAAAGGGAAGTGGAAAGCCTTAAGGAGGAGTTGGGACAGCGATTTTCCTTTCAAAAGCACATCATCGGGAGCAGTGAATCCCTTCAAAAAGTATTCGGCCTAATTGAAAAGGCCATCAAGACGAATATCAATGTTTCGATTTCAGGTGAAACAGGAACAGGTAAGGAGGTTGTAGCGAAGGCTATCCATTATAATAGTAAGCGAAAACATAAAAAGTTTGTGGCTGTAAATATGTCCGCTATACCTGGTGAACTTATTGAAAGTGAGTTGTTCGGTTATGAGAAAGGAGCATTTACTGGTGCCGTGGCCAGGAAAATAGGGAAGTTTGAAGAGGCCGATGGCGGTACTATTTTTTTGGATGAAATAGCAGAGCTGGATCTTAATAACCAGAGTAAGTTGCTGAGGGTTTTGCAAGAACGTGAAATCACTCGTGTAGGAGGGAATACCCCTATCAAACTGGATGTAAGATTGATCGTGGCAACCCACCAGGATTTGGCCGAAAAGGTCAAGAAAAATGAATTCAGGGAGGACCTGTATTATAGGGTAATGGGGCTGCCAATATTATTACCTGCTCTGAGAGAAAGAGGGAACGATGTTTTGGTACTGGCGAAGTATTTTATAGATGAATTTACCCGCGAAAATGAAATGGCTGCCATTGGTTTAAGTCAATCTGCCAAAGATAAATTGTTGAAATATCACTATCCGGGTAATGTCAGGGAACTTAAATCGGTGATCGAGCTGGCCATAGTCATGTCCAATGAGAAGGAAATAAGCGCAGAAGACCTCTCCTTTAACAGCATAGCAAAAGAGGAGGTGTTTTTATCCACGCAGAAGTCTTTGAGGGATCATACCATTGATATTATTAAATATTATTTGAATAGAAACAATAATGATGTGGTCAGTACTGCCAAACAATTAGAAATAGGAAAGAGTACCATTTATAAAATGATGAAGGATGGAGAACTTTGATCGGCATATAGAACGGTGCACAATTAAGGGGAGGAGAACTGTATCCATTCCAATCACTCCTTTCCTATGAATTTTTAACTACTTTAAATATCTATGAATTGCTGAAAATTTTAGATCGCCATATAGACAAAGCAGATATTGAAAGAGGAAATTTCTCTTTGGTAAATATTGGCTTTGATCTCCATCGGCTGTTGCAAAGGACGATAAGGCTTATGCTGCCTTATGCCCTAGAAAGGGGACAAAACCTTCGTTTGACTGTTGGAACACCTTTTCCATCTATTTTTACAGGTGATCCATTTCGCCTTAACCAGGTTGTTTGTCAGCTCATTCACCAGGGCTTGACATATTGCAAAAAAGGAGGACTGGAAATCAGCTGTACGCTCAAAGAAGAAACTGAATCGGTTCAAATTGTTCAAATAAAGTTTATGGATCACGATTTGACCGATTTAAATACTTCGCCACTCGATCATTCTTCAAGGGAAAGCTCTGAGCGATCAGTTGGCGATTTTTTTAATTTTTATAATCAGCATACGGATGACAAATTGGTTGCATTGGTCCAAGGACATCTGATTTATACTATTGATCGG is from Echinicola marina and encodes:
- a CDS encoding PAS domain-containing hybrid sensor histidine kinase/response regulator yields the protein MMKQVVTNNDQSELTKYSKITHKVQRSLELLRMNWDLPVALIVKKEDEEIRYLVGLGISEGDFKEQQDSFQLLCQDFSEGLDYSKLEDLVGFVCGDVELSYAAVLPLELEDQIVGHWLVLLGEGDRQPDENQLKSQGLILEGIKEHLSQLEGMEGNEGQRFKRFFENSLGLMCIHDLSGKLLMVNESSSNSLGYNQEDLIGKKLPDLMPVDRQEGFDAYLKIIKDKGFAQGTMKILNKSGELRIWLFSNVLEKSKDGPAYVLGNALDITERNKLEMEYNRLKEMLEHTNKMASVGGWECDFASKKLYWSEVTQLIHEVGGDYQPVIDEGINFYKEGESREKIIKAVERATTKGEPYDLELQLITAKGKEKWVRAMGRPEFKNGVCVRLFGAFQDIDEKKKAEIEIIRSKKLLEDVQNASSEVSIISTDIDGVINVFNRGAEKMLGYCAEEMVNKESPVIFHDPKELAKRGEELSKEYGETITGFRIFAYKSQLVGAEEREWTYIRKDGSRLYVSLAVTPIRNEKDDIIGYLGIATDITERKNAEKQLIIEKARLNAFVTHAPAAVAMFDTEIKYVAYSNRWLEEYRLQGQDLKGKSHYEVFPGITDEWKEIHSRCLKGEVISNEEDIWTPPGWDHQQYLRWEVRPWYQFDGEIGGIMMLTQDITETCLQREELKKAKRLAEQASIAKSEFLANMSHEIRTPLNGVIGFTDLVLKTELTETQSQYLSIVNQSGNSLLNIINDILDFSKIEAGKLDLDVDKSDLYELSNQASDIITYEVHKKGLEMLLNIDPEIPRYIWVDSVRLKQVLVNLLGNASKFTEKREIELKLRPLSKKDQNGEMSIRFSVKDTGIGIHPDKQKKIFQAFSQEDVSTTKKYGGTGLGLTISNSLLHMMGSEMCLESEVGKGSTFFFDLKVKCEHGEPMVWDEELNIKNILIVDDNENNRTILERMLALRGIATVQAKNGFDAIQRLINEEKFDVILMDYHMPMMDGIETIRKIRESFESQPIIFLHSSSDDEKIVKACKELNVQLRLVKPIKLRDMYDALLAINRKESNKRQEIKREQEASVLPNGVKVMLVEDNTINMLLAKTVMENISPGIKVLEASNGKEALEICATELPDIIFMDVQMPEMNGYEATAAIREKYPQQHILIIALTAGNIKGEKEKCLKAGMNDFIAKPFVEVDLIKLLEKWEMSTHHAVCPIKALKAAPNSDFDVEQLKNLLGIREIEDPMFQVILKSGLKELESSLRDIMQFAAAKDPQLTIAAHKLYGSAKSLRMEKLAELSGGIERSDCKDFEDLNLKVLIDKALEELEISITSIKEYIKD
- a CDS encoding sigma-54-dependent transcriptional regulator, giving the protein MKTDGFQIFIVEDDPWYGQIIEYHLGLNPDYQVRRFETGKALLANLHKKPDVVTLDFSLPDMKGDELFKRIREAQPDLPVIVVSSQEDIAIAVKLLKMGVSDYLLKDDATKDLLWNSIIRIRENQSLKREVESLKEELGQRFSFQKHIIGSSESLQKVFGLIEKAIKTNINVSISGETGTGKEVVAKAIHYNSKRKHKKFVAVNMSAIPGELIESELFGYEKGAFTGAVARKIGKFEEADGGTIFLDEIAELDLNNQSKLLRVLQEREITRVGGNTPIKLDVRLIVATHQDLAEKVKKNEFREDLYYRVMGLPILLPALRERGNDVLVLAKYFIDEFTRENEMAAIGLSQSAKDKLLKYHYPGNVRELKSVIELAIVMSNEKEISAEDLSFNSIAKEEVFLSTQKSLRDHTIDIIKYYLNRNNNDVVSTAKQLEIGKSTIYKMMKDGEL